AACACAGTCTAAAGGCTTGATTAACTGCCTTTTCCTAAGGTTATCTCTAGTCATAATTTTGTTATGAGAGACCAACCAAAGGAAGACATGGATTTTAGAGGGAACATGTAATTTCCAGACAACCGGAATGTAAGCAGGTTTCACCCCTCTAAAGTTAATTTCATGATAGAGAGAGCTGCTAGAAATTTTTCCATTTCTTCCATACTGCCAAACCAAAGCATCAGGCTCATCAGTAAACATTTCCACTAGCTGGAGCCATCTCTCCATCATACTATCAGAAAGTTCCTTCCGAAGGTGAGCTTGATCTGGTCACCATCCCAAATGTCACTAATACTTTTCGAAGTCTGGTTACAGATTGTGTAAAGGGACCAAAAATGGACAACAAGGGGTGATGTACCAAACCAAGTGTCTTCCCAGAATCTCACTTTAGTCCCATTATCCACATTCCATTGAAAATCAAACTTCACTGCTTTAACTACCCCCACGACTCCTTTCCAGAACCTGGATGAGGAGGGAGAAATAGAGCAGTTGAAAATATTTGGGCGATCAGTGTTGTATTTATGGTCAAACACTTTTTTCCAGAGCTTATCATCTCCTTCGGGATATCTCTTGATCCAGGAACCTAACAGACAAATGTTTAAGTCTTGGAGGTTAGGGACACCTAAGCCTCCATATTCTCTTTTCATACAAACAAGTCTCCAATTAGCTTAATGGATCTTTCTGTGTCCCTCAAAATCATTCTACAAACAATTGGCCATTTGAGTATTGataagctcaatggcccattttgGAAAATTGAAGAAAGATAAGAGGTAAACATGGATACTAGCTAAGCAAGTATGGACAAGGATAAGCTTGCCTTTGTATGAGATGAGTTTGCCTCAACATCCTGCTATCCTTTTAAGAATCTTATCAATTAAAGGCTGGATGACCTCCCTTCTCAACTTATCATAGTGCAGAGGGATCCCAAGGTATTTGATTGGGAAACATCCTTGTTTACATTCTAAAGATTCTACAAAAGGTAAGGTTTCCTCTACTGTCATACTGATGGGGATCAACTCACTTTTAGTGTAATTGATTTTCATCCCATACACCTACTCAAAGCAAGTAAGCACCATTTTAAGGTTCCTAGTTTTATCTATGTTATTCTCAAGAAAGAGAAtagtgtcatcagcatactggAGACACATGATTCCTCTTGGACAAATGTCAGGGCAGAGGCCACCAATCAAACCCCCCGCAACTACTTTCATTGGCATCCTAGAAAGGACATCTACCACTAGGTTAAAGAGAAGGGGGGAGATGGCGTCCCCCCTGCCTCAGCCCTTTGCACTGTTAAGGAAGTCACTTTCACATCCATTAACTTTGAGTCcgacaaccccccccccccctttagtaacTGCCAGGATCCAAGAGATCCATTTTTCCTCAAAACCTCTTAGGGAGAGGGGTTCAATAAGGAAATCCACGTCCACAAAGTCAAAGGCTTTCTCATAATCTAACTTAAGCACTAATCCTTTTTCTTTGCCAGCATGGATTGCATGCAATACGTCATGGACAGTAACTACACTTTCCAGGATATATCTACCTCAGCCCTTTGCTAGCAATGAAAACATACTGATTCTTGTTCTGTCATTCCGTCCAACGGGTCGTGGGCAGCCCGGACGCCACCGGTGCCCGTACTCATTCGCGCCCGAACGAGCTGCGGCGAGTCACATACGTCCACCGCCAGTGCGTGGGCGGAAAGCTCTTCGGAATGGCCCCACTGGCCGTCGGATCCTCCTCTATCCCAACGTGCTTTGACGGCGTAATCCGTGTCGGCGAACGGATGGATGGGGTGTGGGGATCCGGGCgcgtggcggggggggggggggtccatgTCCGCACCTCCCTGTGACGCCCTCGCCGCTTCCCTCTCTTGCCGTCGGCGTCGCCGCATCATTCAGGTGACGTTCTCCGCCTTGCACGACGGAGCCGAGGAAGGGACGTCGACGGACGAGGCGGACGCAGTCTCCATCGCGGCGGTTGGGGACGGGCTGGACGACATTTAAAGCGGTGGACCGGGACCGGTGGTGAGGATGGGAGTGAGGGTGGCGGATGACGAAAGAGATTCATGTGAATAGATATGGAGCGAATGATTGCTCATGTCATGACAGGCAGGGCCTTGTGCGGAAAACGCTCCACGGAAAGTCAGAGGTATAACATTTTTATTTTTTATCAGGGGAGTGTAGCAGCGTGAAGATATGAAATCTCATACTAGTCTCAGTACTGTACGATGATGGAGAATTGGGTAAATTTGATGAGGACTCCGTGTGACTTTGCAATTATTGGATCCAAATCACCTTGGCGTGATGGTGACAAGATCAGCGCCCTGTCCGACTGCCATCATGGCCCACAAGACAAGACCAGAGATCACAAAAGGAGAAAAAAAAAGAGACAAGAGCCAGAGTCCAGACTCCGCACTCCAGTCCAGCGTCCAGATCTAGATCCCCGGCGGCCCCCATCCCGGGCCCCACGCTAGCGTCCAGCCACCTCACCAACAACCAAAAATCCTACTCGTCCCCAACTCTGCGGGTTCCCAGATTTAGCCCTCTCTCACGACGTCGGCAGGCGGGGCAGGGCGGGAGTGCGTACTCCCTACGTGCGTGCACTCGTGCACCTCCCCCGACCTCTCCCTCCCAGCCTCTTTCTCTACCTACGTCCGTCTCCGTCCGTCTCGCGCACGCCTCGCATCCCCACCTTTCCCCTCCCTGCCTCCTCCGACCCCAATCAGACCAATCCGCTTCCGACCCCAACCCATGCCCTCTTCCATCGCCACCCACCTCCTCAAAGCCGCCGCCGCAAAGCCCCTCTTCTCCCCCCGCGCGGCCCAGATCCCCGCGCTCCCCCGCCCGCCCGTCGCCCGCCTCCCGCCCGCGCCCGCCAGCGCCGCCTGCCGCTGGTTCCGGTGGCCGTCGCCCGCGAGGGGGCTCTGCTCCTCGCCGCATTCCGGCCCTGCCGAGGGGATGGGATCTGACGGGACGGGGGCCAGGAGGCGCCTGCCGCCGGCCAACGGTGTGTCCAAGGAAGGggcgccgctgccgctgccgcagCCCGTCCCGCCCAGGCTGCTCACGCTGCCCACCGTGCTCACCATTGGCCGCGTCGCCGCCGTCCCGTTCCTCATAAGCAGTAAGCGCCAACTGAGCTTTGCTTTGCTTTTTTCTAACTTGGTTCATACTTTACAGTTGGGCACATGTTGCACAAGATCGATGCAAGTGTGAGATTTCCTTTACTGATCACTCGATCACGCACAGTACTAGGCTAAAGGTAGCTGTTGAAAGCACTGACTAGTTAGTTGGATTTCATTATTTCCCGCGAGCAATCGTAGAAGAAGTGTGTGCAAAGTGGTTTGCTTTTCCTGTGTCGCCACGTTCCGGTATCTTGCACAAACAGCTTTCTTAGGCTGCCTAACTCTCAAGGAAAATAAGTCAGCACCAGAGGAAACTTGAAATCATATAATCACTGCAGCATGGGCAACTAGTCAACTACCACTGACGCAGATGGCAAGAGCAAATGATCAATACACAACTCTTCCTAAGCCTCGCTGTGAAGTTTCTGATACTGCAACGTTTCCACTATCCATATTTCCATAGTTTTAAACTGGGGTCATGCCTGGTGTCAGTAGTTGACATACATACAGGGCTACCTATGTAAAGCCTAAACTGTCTCTTTTATCCTCTATGCTTTTGTTTGATCCAAGCTAGTTGGACTTACAGACTATCACagttactccctctgtaaagaaatataagagtgtttagatcactaagtagtgatctaaatgctcttatattagtttacggagggagtactagactTGAGAGATGCAATTTCTATGTCACGCACCACACACTGTTGTGCATAGTCTGCTTAATCTCTGTTGTCCAAATCTTCACAAAGTCATATTGTATTCCCGGGTTTCTTTTAGCAACCGTCGATGTGTTTGCTTCCTCTCCACAGGTGAAGAGTACTTCTTGTGAACTTCATCTTTTATGAAGATTATGGCTGTTtcaaaagttccatcatattttCTAGAATCACAGGGAAGAACATAACTATCCTATTTAAAATGAAACTGAAAGATATACTAAATATTGTCTTCATCATGCGGAAACTGGAACAGGCTGCAATTTGACGTGTCCTATCACCATAACTGGGTTATGATCTGCCAGTGTTGCATTCTTTAGCCATTATTAGGGTAAATTGTATGCCAGCAGTTTAGCTGAGTGTTCTGTAGCTAAAAGGTGTAAAGCTTTTGAGTTTCTTTACTTCAGCTGAAAGCCTAAAATTTATTACTTTATTGCCCATGGCTTCATTGAACTGACCAATAACATACTTTTGCTGTCAATTATTCATGTCAACGGTTAAATGGACTGCTCATGTGTCATCTATTGAAATTTTGAAATAGTGCCTGTTTATACTGGTGGCCAAATAGCATTTTTGTCACAGGAACCAACAGCTTACTTTCCATGCAGTTCGCTGTTGGTTGATATCTGATATGCATTTGGCACTTTTTTTGTGTTTGTTATGTTTGACATAATAATCTTAGTTTGACTATGgaaatatccctttttctgtAATTAATTAATAGCTTGTTATCTCTACTGTTACCAGCTTTCTACATGGAAGGTCCTTGGGCAGCAACTGCCACAACTGGCATCTTCCTTGCTGCAGCAATCACTGATTGGCTAGATGGTTATATTGCGAGAAAGGTGTGTCACAAATATTTGCTGAATATAATATGCTATACTGGGTTACTCTATAATCATTTTTCCTCGTGTTATTGTTTCCTGACATAATATATTATGCAGATGCATTTGGGAACACCTTTTGGTGCATTTCTTGATCCTGTGGCCGACAAGGTTTCTTTCTCTTTTTGCTGCTCTGATCCTTCTTCACAATGTTGTATACGCGCTTATCTGTCTGTAGACTGTCAGTTTCCAAAGTGTGACCTACTCTCGAGAACTAACTTCGTCGCTGCTATTCTCTACTGCAGCTTATGGTAGCTGCGACACTAGTGTTGCTGTGCACCAAACCTTTGGAAACTTCACTGCTCACGAATGGACCATGGCTTCTGACAGTTCCTTCCATTGCCATCATTGGGAGAGAGGTAGTTACCCAGCCAAATCTACATCATCATTTTCCAAAAATGCAAGGAAAACCACTTTCTAGTTAATCTATCTATAATTATGGAAACATTAAGATGGTAGTTTGATTTCTTTAATTTTGACCTTATGCTGATATAAATATGTATATGTTTGTTCTGTTGTAAGTGTGAGATCTTGCCTTCCTGTGGTAATAGGATGTTCATGTATTTGTCATGGCTATCTGATCTTATCTCTAAATAAGCCTGTCAAACCAACATGATAAGTTAGCAACTTCCAATTATACCCTTGCTATTCGTCTCTTTCTGGTTGAATATACGCAGTATGTGCTTCAGTAGATGAAATGAAGGGGCT
This genomic window from Aegilops tauschii subsp. strangulata cultivar AL8/78 chromosome 4, Aet v6.0, whole genome shotgun sequence contains:
- the LOC109780228 gene encoding cardiolipin synthase (CMP-forming), which translates into the protein MPSSIATHLLKAAAAKPLFSPRAAQIPALPRPPVARLPPAPASAACRWFRWPSPARGLCSSPHSGPAEGMGSDGTGARRRLPPANGVSKEGAPLPLPQPVPPRLLTLPTVLTIGRVAAVPFLISTFYMEGPWAATATTGIFLAAAITDWLDGYIARKMHLGTPFGAFLDPVADKLMVAATLVLLCTKPLETSLLTNGPWLLTVPSIAIIGREITMSAVREWAASQNTQVLEAVAVNNLGKWKTATQMTALTLLLASRDPSLHVQGALVPPGVALLYASAGLAIWSLVVYIRNIWRILLK